The genomic stretch AGCAGGGCTTTTTCAATGATTTCACGATGGTCCATGGCAAAGTCAATTTCAGCTAACTGGCGCAGATAAACCCATTCACAGGCTTCACTCACATCATCGGCAACAGGATTAATTTCAGAGGAATTATAAAGCGCATAATACCCTACCGAAATAAACCTTTGTTTTTGAAAAAGCGTTTCATCAAACTCTTCAAAATAGAGCTCATTTCTGTTTTTTCTTCCAAAAACGCCAAATTCTTCCAGAAATACATCAGTAACACCTGCCCGGTCTTCCAATACTCTTACCACTGCTTCATCCAAATCTTCATCTCTCCTTACATAACCTCCCGGCAAAAGCCATTGTTTTCTGTACTTCATTTTTACTAGCAATACTTTAAGCTCATTTTGGTCAAAGCCAAAAACTACCGGGTCTACTGAAATATGAGGAAGAAAAACTTCTTTTGCTTCGGCAGATTTCTGCAAAATCTGTTCCCTGGAGTCCATATAATCCATAAAAATAAAATGTGTTATTACAAATGTAAAGATAAAATTGGATAATGTTTAAAAAAAACTCTTTATTGGAGCAGGCTACAAGGAGAAGATCTATAACACTGACAGGTGAAATCAATTAAAATTATTCTTCTTTTTTGTGAAAATAGCTACCTTTGAGGTCGTTAAAAATATATCCAAAATAAGTAACCATCGGGATATAGTACCATTCAATAAAAATTTAAAGATGCAGGTGAATTCTACCAACGGTATTTCCAGAACAGTGGTCTGGCTAATGGCGATTATTTCAGGACTTGTAGTGGCAAACAATTATTACAATCAGCCCTTATTGGCATTGATTTCTGAAGATCTTAATGTATCTGAAGCTGCTGCCAGCAAAATTTCTGTGCTCACCCAGATTGGCTATGCCCTGGGACTGTTATTAATTGTACCACTTGGGGATAAGTTTTTTCGTAAAAAATTAATCCTGATCGACTTATTTCTTGTCTTTGGTTCTTTGATCTGGATGACCTTTGCCAACCAGCTATGGATGCTGTATGCGGCCAGCTTACTGATTGGTGCCACTTCGGTTATTCCTCAGCTGTTTGTACCCATAGCAGCGGAACTTTCATCAGATAAGGAGAAATCAGCGAATATCGGATTGGTAATGTCCGGACTTTTGCTGGGAATTCTGCTTTCCCGTTTCATTGGGGGAATTGTAGGGGAAGTATGGGGCTGGAGAGCAATGTTCGGAATTGCTGCTGGATTGATGATCTTAGTATGGATAGCTGTTTATAAAATGCTTCCTGAATTATCTCCCAATTTCAAAGGGACTTATAAAGAACTTATGCGTTCAGTAGCTCATCTTGCTAAAACGCAACCTATTCTTCAACTGGCGTCATTCCGTGGGGCTATGGCTTTCGGATCGATGTGTGCCTTATTTACAACACTGGTATTTCACATGGAGAAACCTCCCTTTAATGCAGGTTCGTCTGTAGTGGGAAGTTTTGGGCTGGCTGGAGCTGTGGGGGCTTTAGCAGCAGCTAAAGTAGGGAAGCTTCAGAAATACCTGGATATCAATCGTATCATATTATATTCGTTACTGATCCTTATAGGAAGCTGGGGGTTCACCTATTTTGCAGGAGAAACCTATTGGGGCTTAATTGTGGGAGTTATACTCGTAGACCTTGGGGTACAGTCCAGTCACATTATGAACCAAACCAATTATTTTTTAATTAAATCCAATGCGGTGAACAGGCTGAATACGGTCTATATGGTTTCTTATTTCATTGGTGGTTCATTGGGAACGTGGCTGGCTTCTGTTGCCTGGCAGAAAGCCCAATGGACAGGTGTCTGTTTTATAGGAGCTGCATTTGGTATTTTGGCATTAATTGCTCACGTTCTGTTTTGTAATAAGGTCAATAAATCTTAGCTGAATTCCTGAAAAGTTACAATTTAAATTGCAAGAAATCAAAAACTTAAAAGGCATGGCTGAAATTCCTTGAGAAGTTTAAGATTCGGCATACATTACACGTTATTTTTTCTTATACAGTATACGATGTTTCAATATGCTTATTTTTTAAACCACATTGAAACATAGATTTTATATCTGATTATTCTTCAAATTCATCCTGCAACTCAATAAACTTACGGTGTTTTCCTCCCCATTCATTCAAAGCATCCCATATTGGAATAAGCTCCCTGGCAATTTCCGTGAGTTCATAGTCTACTCTTGGCGGAACTTCTGCATACACTGTTCTTTTTACCAGACCTTCTTTTTCAAGCTCCCTTAGTTGGAGGGTAAGCATTCTTTCTGTAATTCCTGAAATAGATCTTTTAAGTTCGCTGAAGCGTAACTTTTCATCTTTTAATTTACTCAGAATAAATAGTTTCCATCTTCCACCAATTTTACAAACCGCATAGCTCAGATTGCACTCCTGAATGTATTGCTTGTTGATATTATTTGTTGAACTTTCTTTTATTTTTCCCATTACTTACAAATTTGTTAGTACCATACATTGATATCCGTATAGTGCAAATGTAAGGTATCAAACCTAAATTTGCCTCATCAATGCAGATAAATAAACAATAGCGCTACTGTTCACTGCACAACAATATTAACTTAAAATGAAAACAAAATGCAGTTGACCCCAAAAATCAATCAGATTTTAAACCATCTAGAAAAAATAGAACCTTTTAATCCACAAGATGCATTAGATGGTGCCCGAAAATACCTTGAAGCGATGTCTTTACAGCTGAGTGCTAAAAAAGAAGCTGTTGCAATGATTGAAGAACTGAATATTCCAAAGGAAAATCATCAGATTCCGATCAGGATCTATCGTCCCAAGGGGAGAACCATTCAAAAATCTTCAGCCATCATTTATATCCACGGTGGATGGTTTATTGCCGGTGGGTATGAAACCCATGATGCTGTTGTTCGTAAACTTGCTAATACAACAGAATCTATTGTTGTTTTTATAGATTATCGTCTTGCTCCGGAGCATCCTTTTCCTGCAGGCTTAAATGATTGTCTTGATACAGTACAATGGATTGTAAAAAATGCAGATTCTTTAGGAATTGACGAGAACCGGATAGGAATTATTGGAGATAGTGCCGGAGGAGCTTTATCAACAGCTGTATCTACCCAGATTGGAGAACTTTTTAAATTTCAGGTTCTGATTTATCCTGCTGCGGATAATCAGCTTACTACGAAAACCTGGGAAATCTATGAAAACGGACCTGTCCTGAATAGGCAAGGAGGAGTAGATGCCTGGAACTGGTATCTTCCGCGGGAGGAAGCCCATAATCCTTTAGCCATCCCTATTTTAATTAAAGACTTTAAAAATACCCC from Chryseobacterium indologenes encodes the following:
- a CDS encoding NUDIX hydrolase yields the protein MDYMDSREQILQKSAEAKEVFLPHISVDPVVFGFDQNELKVLLVKMKYRKQWLLPGGYVRRDEDLDEAVVRVLEDRAGVTDVFLEEFGVFGRKNRNELYFEEFDETLFQKQRFISVGYYALYNSSEINPVADDVSEACEWVYLRQLAEIDFAMDHREIIEKALLTLREKISSKPIGYNLMPEKFTLPELQKLYEAILGKSLNRGNFYRKIKNLNVLKKLDEQRRLGAHRSPDLYSFDIENYEKALENGLNSW
- a CDS encoding MFS transporter encodes the protein MKIATFEVVKNISKISNHRDIVPFNKNLKMQVNSTNGISRTVVWLMAIISGLVVANNYYNQPLLALISEDLNVSEAAASKISVLTQIGYALGLLLIVPLGDKFFRKKLILIDLFLVFGSLIWMTFANQLWMLYAASLLIGATSVIPQLFVPIAAELSSDKEKSANIGLVMSGLLLGILLSRFIGGIVGEVWGWRAMFGIAAGLMILVWIAVYKMLPELSPNFKGTYKELMRSVAHLAKTQPILQLASFRGAMAFGSMCALFTTLVFHMEKPPFNAGSSVVGSFGLAGAVGALAAAKVGKLQKYLDINRIILYSLLILIGSWGFTYFAGETYWGLIVGVILVDLGVQSSHIMNQTNYFLIKSNAVNRLNTVYMVSYFIGGSLGTWLASVAWQKAQWTGVCFIGAAFGILALIAHVLFCNKVNKS
- a CDS encoding alpha/beta hydrolase is translated as MQLTPKINQILNHLEKIEPFNPQDALDGARKYLEAMSLQLSAKKEAVAMIEELNIPKENHQIPIRIYRPKGRTIQKSSAIIYIHGGWFIAGGYETHDAVVRKLANTTESIVVFIDYRLAPEHPFPAGLNDCLDTVQWIVKNADSLGIDENRIGIIGDSAGGALSTAVSTQIGELFKFQVLIYPAADNQLTTKTWEIYENGPVLNRQGGVDAWNWYLPREEAHNPLAIPILIKDFKNTPSTLIIIAEHDPLADDAKNLAENMENAGVLLTTSFYKDMVHGFMHMGEVLEETQQAVNEMAGFAQQYFK
- a CDS encoding winged helix-turn-helix transcriptional regulator encodes the protein MGKIKESSTNNINKQYIQECNLSYAVCKIGGRWKLFILSKLKDEKLRFSELKRSISGITERMLTLQLRELEKEGLVKRTVYAEVPPRVDYELTEIARELIPIWDALNEWGGKHRKFIELQDEFEE